The Edaphobacter sp. 12200R-103 genome contains a region encoding:
- the purL gene encoding phosphoribosylformylglycinamidine synthase subunit PurL — MANLQAEHPTTVPSPATISPELLKQHSITPDEYKRIEEALGRVPSLTELGIFSVMWSEHCSYKSSRVHLKRLPTRGDRTSGPGSVVQGPGENAGIIDVGDGWACAFKIESHNHPSYIEPHQGAATGVGGILRDIFTMNARPLAVMDSLRFGPLDESEPDEALRRKNHQVVSGVVEGIASYGNCFGVPNLGGETRFEPCYSGNPLVNAFALGLVKKDEIFYAKAVGVGNPVIYVGAKTGRDGIHGATMASEEFTEGSEQKRPNVQMGDPFMEKLLLEACLEAMATGAVLGIQDMGAAGLTCSTCEMGARGGLGLTVELDRVPQRETGMTSYEIMLSESQERMLLVADKARATEVLDVFSKWGLDASIVGHVTAEPNMHITQGGVVVADIPNQFLTDDAPVYHRPVGTWNPPVPKDPPAHVLAELQKPRDYTADLKKLLASANICDKRWVYEQYDSMVQTNTVQGPGGEAGVMRIKGTGGNSADKSVILSEAEGSAVSRGERGLAMALAGNGRWCYLDPKLGAMHAVAEAARKVACTGATPVSATNCLNFGNPEKPEIMAQLSNAIDGMSDACKALGTPITGGNVSLYNETKGVGIYPTPVIGIVGFIDDVTKAVPAAFQRSGDLIVLLSPPSGPVEAEAVRSFGSSEYARTLLGELWGTPPRMQLIEESELHRSLAELAAKSLIRSASDISDGGIAVALAKAGFSKGIGAEVQLRDELNPAAYALFSEEPSIAVITCHEDNIAEIETILQRYGTISATIGRTTQDARLSIELKGEKVIDASLKELREPWNSALESQIAEELVTA, encoded by the coding sequence ATGGCCAATCTGCAAGCGGAACACCCTACTACGGTACCCTCCCCAGCGACCATTTCCCCGGAGCTGTTAAAGCAGCACAGCATCACCCCGGACGAGTACAAGCGCATCGAAGAGGCCCTCGGCCGTGTCCCCAGCCTTACAGAGCTGGGTATTTTTTCGGTCATGTGGTCGGAGCACTGCTCCTATAAGTCCTCGCGCGTGCACCTCAAGCGCCTGCCCACTCGCGGTGATCGCACCTCCGGTCCCGGCTCGGTGGTGCAGGGACCCGGCGAAAACGCCGGCATTATCGACGTGGGCGACGGATGGGCCTGCGCCTTCAAGATTGAGTCGCACAATCACCCCAGCTATATTGAGCCGCATCAAGGTGCGGCTACGGGAGTTGGCGGCATCCTGCGCGACATCTTCACCATGAACGCCCGTCCGCTGGCCGTCATGGATTCGCTCCGCTTCGGCCCGCTCGATGAGAGCGAGCCCGACGAAGCTCTTCGTCGCAAGAACCACCAGGTCGTCAGCGGAGTCGTCGAGGGCATTGCGAGCTATGGCAACTGCTTCGGTGTTCCCAACCTCGGCGGCGAAACGCGGTTCGAGCCCTGCTACTCCGGCAATCCCCTAGTCAACGCCTTCGCGCTCGGCCTGGTTAAGAAGGATGAGATTTTTTATGCAAAAGCTGTCGGCGTAGGGAACCCGGTCATCTACGTCGGCGCAAAGACGGGCCGCGACGGTATCCACGGAGCCACGATGGCATCCGAGGAGTTCACGGAAGGCTCCGAGCAAAAGCGCCCCAACGTCCAGATGGGCGACCCGTTCATGGAGAAGCTGCTCCTTGAGGCCTGCCTTGAGGCGATGGCCACCGGTGCCGTCCTCGGGATTCAGGATATGGGCGCAGCCGGGCTGACCTGCTCGACCTGTGAGATGGGCGCACGCGGCGGCCTCGGCCTTACCGTCGAACTCGACCGCGTTCCGCAGCGCGAGACCGGCATGACCAGCTACGAGATCATGCTGTCGGAGTCGCAGGAGCGCATGCTGCTGGTCGCCGACAAGGCGCGCGCCACCGAGGTTCTCGACGTCTTCTCCAAATGGGGCCTCGATGCCTCCATCGTCGGTCACGTCACCGCCGAGCCGAACATGCACATCACACAGGGTGGCGTGGTGGTCGCCGATATCCCCAACCAGTTCCTGACCGACGACGCGCCGGTCTACCACCGCCCTGTCGGCACCTGGAACCCTCCGGTCCCGAAGGATCCTCCGGCACACGTCCTCGCCGAATTGCAGAAGCCCCGCGACTACACCGCCGACCTCAAGAAGCTGCTCGCCAGCGCCAACATCTGCGACAAGCGCTGGGTCTACGAGCAGTACGACTCCATGGTCCAGACCAACACCGTCCAGGGCCCCGGCGGCGAAGCCGGAGTGATGCGCATCAAGGGCACGGGCGGCAATTCTGCCGATAAAAGTGTCATCCTGAGCGAAGCCGAAGGATCTGCGGTTTCCCGTGGCGAGCGCGGACTCGCGATGGCACTCGCGGGCAACGGACGCTGGTGTTATCTCGACCCCAAACTCGGCGCGATGCACGCCGTAGCCGAAGCCGCCCGCAAGGTCGCCTGCACCGGCGCAACTCCCGTCTCCGCGACCAACTGCCTGAACTTCGGCAACCCTGAAAAGCCGGAGATCATGGCGCAGCTCTCGAACGCCATCGACGGCATGTCGGATGCATGCAAGGCGCTCGGAACCCCGATCACAGGCGGCAACGTCTCGCTCTACAACGAGACGAAGGGCGTCGGTATCTACCCAACTCCCGTGATCGGCATCGTGGGCTTCATCGACGATGTGACCAAGGCCGTACCCGCTGCCTTCCAGAGATCCGGCGATCTCATCGTTCTGCTCAGCCCGCCCTCGGGGCCTGTCGAAGCCGAAGCTGTTCGCTCCTTCGGCTCCTCCGAATATGCGCGGACTCTACTGGGCGAGCTGTGGGGAACGCCGCCGCGGATGCAGCTGATTGAAGAAAGTGAGCTGCACCGCTCGCTGGCAGAGCTTGCGGCGAAGTCGCTGATCCGCTCGGCCTCTGACATCTCCGATGGAGGCATCGCGGTCGCGCTGGCCAAGGCTGGGTTCTCGAAGGGAATCGGTGCCGAGGTCCAGTTGCGGGATGAGTTGAACCCGGCTGCCTATGCGCTCTTCAGCGAAGAGCCGAGCATCGCCGTCATTACGTGCCACGAGGACAACATAGCCGAGATAGAGACAATTCTTCAGCGTTACGGCACCATCTCGGCGACGATTGGCAGAACCACCCAGGATGCTCGCCTGTCGATCGAGCTGAAGGGCGAAAAGGTGATCGACGCTTCGCTCAAGGAGCTCCGTGAGCCCTGGAACAGCGCTCTGGAATCGCAGATCGCAGAAGAGTTAGTGACGGCATGA
- the gatB gene encoding Asp-tRNA(Asn)/Glu-tRNA(Gln) amidotransferase subunit GatB, with the protein MSTATALSPEILAKYQAVIGLEVHVQLLTKTKAFCGCVNQYGGEPNTHICPTCLGLPGALPVLNRQAVEYAVLAAKSINCEIRETSVFARKNYFYPDSPKGYQISQFDKPVAEHGWIEIPAFDDSGTAITKRIGITRLHMEEDAGKSIHDGFADSINRTYIDLNRCGTPLVEIVSEPDLRTPDEVFEYLTRLKEILLYTGVSDCNMEEGSLRCDANVSVMLKGAKQFGTKAEVKNVNSFRFIRSAVQYEIERQIGVLEDGGRVVQESRLWNSGEGRTYSMRSKEQAHDYRYFPEPDLPALVVGKGWQEEIFKMLPELPETRRARMIAEYGLNEQDAATITATRGFADRFEVAAKKAKSPKRVASILLSEITMRLRSAELSDEQSPVSLDGVVLAADLMEDGTISSKQLKQLLDSSFSENKDFPEIYERDKPQQISDAGAIEKMIDEVIAANPKQVEQYRGGKKTVSAFFVGQVMRLSKGQANPALLNELVVKKLDS; encoded by the coding sequence ATGTCCACTGCCACCGCGCTTTCTCCGGAGATCCTCGCCAAATACCAGGCCGTCATCGGTCTTGAGGTTCACGTCCAGCTGCTTACGAAGACCAAGGCCTTCTGCGGCTGCGTCAACCAGTACGGCGGCGAGCCGAATACGCACATCTGTCCGACGTGCCTGGGGCTGCCGGGCGCGCTTCCAGTGCTCAACCGGCAGGCGGTGGAGTATGCCGTCCTGGCGGCGAAGTCCATCAACTGCGAGATCCGCGAGACCAGCGTCTTCGCGCGCAAGAACTACTTCTATCCGGACTCGCCCAAGGGCTACCAGATCTCGCAGTTCGACAAGCCGGTGGCGGAGCACGGCTGGATCGAGATTCCAGCCTTCGATGATAGCGGCACCGCGATCACCAAGCGCATCGGCATCACGCGCCTGCACATGGAAGAGGACGCCGGCAAGAGTATCCACGACGGCTTTGCGGATTCGATCAACCGCACTTACATCGATCTGAACCGCTGCGGCACGCCGCTGGTCGAGATCGTCAGCGAGCCCGATCTGCGCACCCCCGACGAGGTCTTCGAGTACCTGACGCGGCTGAAGGAGATCCTGCTCTACACCGGCGTGAGCGACTGCAACATGGAAGAGGGCTCGCTGCGCTGCGATGCCAACGTCAGCGTGATGCTGAAGGGCGCAAAGCAGTTCGGCACCAAGGCCGAGGTCAAGAACGTCAACAGCTTCCGGTTTATTCGATCCGCGGTGCAGTATGAGATCGAGCGGCAGATCGGAGTGCTGGAAGACGGCGGCCGCGTCGTGCAGGAGTCGCGCCTGTGGAACTCGGGCGAGGGGCGCACCTACTCCATGCGCTCGAAGGAGCAGGCCCACGACTACCGCTACTTCCCGGAGCCGGACCTTCCTGCGCTGGTCGTAGGTAAAGGCTGGCAGGAAGAGATCTTCAAGATGCTTCCGGAGCTTCCGGAGACGCGGCGCGCGCGCATGATTGCGGAGTATGGCCTGAACGAGCAGGACGCCGCAACCATCACGGCGACACGCGGCTTCGCCGATCGATTTGAGGTAGCGGCGAAGAAGGCAAAATCTCCGAAGCGCGTGGCCTCCATTCTGCTTTCGGAGATTACGATGCGCCTGCGCTCCGCAGAGCTGAGCGATGAGCAGTCGCCGGTCTCGCTGGACGGCGTGGTGCTTGCCGCCGACCTGATGGAGGATGGCACGATCAGCTCCAAACAGCTGAAGCAGCTTCTGGATTCGAGCTTCAGCGAGAACAAGGACTTTCCGGAGATCTACGAACGCGACAAGCCGCAGCAGATCTCCGATGCAGGTGCGATCGAGAAGATGATCGACGAAGTCATCGCGGCCAACCCGAAGCAGGTGGAGCAGTATCGCGGAGGAAAGAAGACGGTCTCGGCCTTCTTCGTCGGTCAGGTGATGCGTCTGTCGAAGGGACAGGCAAACCCGGCGCTACTGAACGAGCTGGTCGTCAAGAAGCTGGATAGCTAA
- a CDS encoding M28 family peptidase, translating into MKTFLSPALFIFLFTGASLAQSVPAAFKKAEASVDAERIRAHVKFLSDDLLEGRGPGTRGGEIAAVYIASQFEAYGLKPGGDNGTYLQQVNFVGTKTIADKTHFSLVPDKPKDGGMHIMLHSYDLKFGDDYTVNNRRLTESVDINAPIVFVGYGVVAPEFGWDDYAGVDVKGKVVLCIVGDPPSDDPKFFGGKALTYYGRWTYKFEEAARHGAIGALVIHRTDLASYGWDVVKNSNTSEKTYLRDNKDPQLAAASWIQLEVARRLFDASGVVPVGCANCSVLTIAKGYSYSHDDKPISLNAWVESIAHSAVTPVLKVEDGVPQSDLNEVIAAVKKTGHSGPQILQTSVEKMIEAAGRKGFKAQELPVRLEAHIESKVRSFQSPNVVAMIPGVLPAVPRAYGSPRGSGFYKKAADQAVLYTAHYDHLGMVPGMAGDNIYNGAADNATGCGMLLEMARAWASSGIKPPHSVIFAAVAAEEQGLLGSEYLGQHPPVPAGQIALDINYDMILPIGVPLEVNLNGEQRTTFHPMVAATAKRFNLRIVPDAHPEAGGYYRSDHFSLSRVGIPAFSVDQGELFEGHDEAWGAAKDKDFVDHDYHNFSDNYHPDWDFNGNAKLVRFGMELGWEAISAPRMIEWLPGDEFETARKASER; encoded by the coding sequence GTGAAAACATTCCTCTCCCCCGCTCTCTTCATTTTTCTTTTTACCGGTGCGTCGCTGGCACAGTCCGTCCCCGCGGCGTTTAAGAAGGCGGAGGCGAGCGTCGACGCCGAAAGAATTCGGGCACACGTCAAATTTCTCTCCGATGATCTGCTGGAAGGACGCGGCCCTGGCACGCGCGGGGGTGAGATTGCCGCAGTCTACATCGCCTCGCAGTTCGAAGCCTACGGCCTGAAACCCGGCGGCGACAACGGGACCTACCTCCAGCAGGTGAACTTCGTAGGCACCAAAACCATCGCCGACAAGACGCACTTCTCGCTGGTGCCCGACAAACCGAAAGATGGCGGCATGCACATCATGCTGCACAGCTACGATCTCAAATTCGGCGATGACTACACGGTCAACAACCGCCGTCTTACGGAATCGGTCGACATCAACGCGCCCATCGTCTTTGTCGGCTACGGCGTCGTTGCTCCGGAGTTCGGCTGGGATGACTATGCGGGCGTCGACGTGAAGGGCAAGGTGGTGCTCTGCATCGTGGGCGACCCTCCCTCCGACGATCCAAAGTTCTTCGGCGGCAAGGCCCTTACCTACTATGGCCGCTGGACGTACAAGTTCGAAGAAGCTGCACGGCACGGAGCGATCGGCGCTCTGGTCATCCACCGCACCGATCTCGCGAGCTATGGCTGGGACGTGGTGAAGAACTCGAACACCAGTGAGAAGACTTACCTGCGCGACAACAAGGACCCGCAGCTTGCCGCGGCTAGCTGGATACAGCTGGAGGTTGCGCGTCGATTGTTCGATGCAAGCGGAGTCGTCCCGGTAGGATGTGCAAATTGCTCTGTGCTGACAATAGCGAAGGGATATTCGTATTCTCACGATGACAAGCCAATCAGCCTGAACGCCTGGGTAGAAAGCATTGCGCACAGTGCTGTAACCCCCGTTCTGAAAGTGGAAGATGGGGTCCCGCAAAGCGATCTGAATGAGGTCATTGCTGCCGTCAAAAAGACCGGCCATAGTGGCCCGCAGATTCTTCAGACCAGTGTCGAGAAGATGATCGAAGCCGCAGGCAGGAAAGGCTTCAAAGCGCAGGAGCTGCCGGTGCGCCTTGAGGCTCATATCGAGAGCAAGGTGCGCAGCTTCCAGTCACCCAATGTTGTTGCGATGATCCCCGGAGTTCTACCAGCCGTGCCTCGCGCTTACGGATCTCCGAGAGGTTCCGGTTTCTATAAAAAAGCTGCGGATCAGGCCGTGCTGTACACCGCACACTACGATCACCTAGGCATGGTTCCCGGCATGGCTGGCGACAACATCTACAACGGAGCGGCCGACAACGCCACCGGCTGCGGAATGCTGCTGGAGATGGCTCGTGCATGGGCGTCGTCCGGCATCAAGCCGCCGCACTCGGTCATCTTTGCCGCCGTCGCTGCGGAAGAGCAGGGGCTGCTCGGCTCTGAGTACCTTGGCCAGCATCCGCCTGTGCCGGCCGGACAGATCGCGCTCGACATCAACTACGACATGATCCTTCCCATCGGAGTGCCGCTGGAGGTCAACCTCAACGGAGAGCAGCGCACGACCTTCCACCCAATGGTCGCCGCTACGGCGAAACGCTTCAACCTGCGCATCGTCCCCGATGCCCACCCGGAGGCGGGCGGCTACTATCGCTCCGACCACTTCTCGCTCTCACGCGTGGGGATTCCGGCCTTCTCGGTCGACCAGGGAGAGCTGTTTGAAGGCCACGACGAGGCCTGGGGTGCAGCGAAGGACAAGGACTTCGTCGACCACGATTACCACAACTTCTCCGACAACTATCACCCGGACTGGGACTTCAACGGCAACGCCAAGCTGGTGCGGTTCGGCATGGAACTGGGCTGGGAGGCGATCTCAGCGCCCCGGATGATTGAGTGGCTGCCGGGGGATGAGTTCGAGACGGCGCGCAAGGCGTCGGAGAGGTAG
- a CDS encoding A/G-specific adenine glycosylase, translating to MYARKPHEFSEPEPSSDLADSSELHPASFRRRLMSWYRMHARELPWRGVSDPYRTWVSEVMLQQTRVAAVIEHYNNFLRRFPTIPALALAKEEEVLAAWSGLGYYRRARMLHKAAKFIIEERGGVLPGTAAELRTLPGIGEYTCAAIASIAFGESVPVLDGNVERVLLRLLGRPEEGTTVSRTFLQRQAAELVPRRRIDSKTNAAGDHNQAMMELGATICLPKAPLCLNCPVFSMCKTRGEHVTLLRATQRSRPVAHLLSLRKRGTVTQVLLERRPEDVSLMAGMYELPPLPLDVVEGREPMLRLRHSITNTNYYVQIFAPSGPNDRALRRAVPAAKADLEWFRTSRLHSLPLTGLARKVLQRLDVMAVRPVQLPDFSEESAPVTEERPMKPSLVRSKLSSSSRSAGARK from the coding sequence ATGTACGCTCGAAAGCCCCACGAGTTCTCTGAGCCGGAACCATCTTCTGACCTGGCGGATTCCAGCGAGCTCCATCCCGCTTCGTTTCGCCGGCGCCTGATGAGCTGGTACCGCATGCATGCGCGGGAGCTTCCCTGGCGAGGGGTGAGCGATCCCTATCGCACATGGGTCTCGGAGGTGATGCTGCAGCAGACGCGCGTCGCCGCCGTCATCGAGCATTACAACAACTTCCTTCGCCGCTTCCCCACCATTCCTGCGCTTGCGCTTGCAAAGGAGGAGGAGGTGCTGGCCGCATGGTCGGGCCTGGGCTATTACCGCCGCGCGCGCATGCTGCATAAAGCAGCCAAGTTCATCATCGAAGAGCGAGGCGGGGTTCTTCCCGGCACGGCAGCGGAGCTGCGCACGCTGCCCGGTATCGGCGAATATACCTGCGCCGCGATTGCCAGCATCGCCTTCGGCGAAAGTGTTCCCGTGCTCGATGGCAACGTCGAACGCGTACTGCTGCGTCTTCTGGGTCGGCCTGAGGAAGGAACGACTGTCAGTCGCACCTTCCTGCAGCGCCAGGCAGCCGAACTGGTTCCACGCCGTCGCATCGATAGCAAGACCAACGCCGCGGGCGACCATAACCAGGCCATGATGGAGCTTGGAGCGACGATCTGTCTGCCCAAGGCGCCGCTCTGCCTCAACTGTCCGGTCTTTTCGATGTGCAAGACACGCGGCGAGCACGTGACGCTGCTTCGCGCGACGCAGCGCAGCCGTCCCGTCGCTCACCTGCTCTCGCTTCGCAAGCGCGGAACGGTAACGCAGGTGTTGCTGGAGCGAAGACCCGAGGATGTAAGCCTGATGGCGGGCATGTATGAGCTTCCGCCGCTGCCGCTGGATGTGGTGGAAGGCCGCGAGCCCATGCTGCGCCTGCGTCACTCCATCACCAACACCAACTATTACGTGCAGATCTTCGCTCCCAGTGGTCCTAACGATCGCGCCCTGCGGCGAGCTGTCCCTGCGGCGAAGGCCGATCTCGAGTGGTTTCGCACCAGCCGCCTTCACTCACTACCGCTCACCGGGCTTGCACGAAAGGTTCTGCAGCGGTTGGATGTAATGGCGGTTCGTCCCGTGCAGCTGCCCGACTTCAGCGAAGAGAGCGCTCCTGTTACCGAAGAAAGACCGATGAAGCCGTCGCTGGTGCGGTCTAAACTGAGTTCATCGTCGCGTTCGGCAGGAGCCCGCAAGTGA
- the purF gene encoding amidophosphoribosyltransferase, which yields MNNELARLEGEGVEGVQGNEIHEAEEHFDKLREECGVMAIYNHHDAARLTYWGLYSLQHRGQESAGIASADGQNVNDIKGMGLVSEIFTDDVLQKLPGHMAIGHTRYSTTGDSALLNAQPISVESTKGLIAIAHNGNLVNLGNSRERLERDGAVFQTTSDSEIIIQLIAHSTRSTLIDCIADSLSQVEGAFSIVMMTRNRIFAARDPHGFRPLSMGRIAGVDGAPDTFVFASETCAFDLLHAKYERDVKPGELVMVSEDGVTSVFFDTHTRQASCIFEHVYFARPDSRIYGRWVQKSRDEMGRQLARESHVDADLVVPVPDSGVTAALGYAAESGIPFNFGLIRNHYVGRTFIQPEQRVRDFGVRMKLNPMRSLLEGKRVILIDDSIIRGTTSRKIVRMVRAAGATEVHMRISCPPTVSPCFYGVDTPSKKDLIAANQSIEEICKFIEADSLAYLSLVGLTHSCTKGEPLNGLEPGDFCTACYTGDYPTDWVDVREILPATASV from the coding sequence ATGAACAACGAACTGGCTAGGCTCGAAGGCGAAGGAGTAGAAGGCGTGCAGGGCAACGAGATACACGAGGCGGAGGAGCACTTCGATAAGCTGCGCGAAGAGTGCGGTGTGATGGCGATCTACAACCATCATGACGCTGCTCGCCTCACCTACTGGGGACTCTACTCTCTCCAGCATCGCGGGCAGGAGTCTGCCGGCATCGCCAGTGCCGATGGGCAGAACGTCAATGACATTAAAGGCATGGGCCTGGTCTCGGAGATCTTCACCGATGATGTGCTGCAGAAGCTGCCGGGCCACATGGCCATCGGTCACACGCGCTACTCCACGACCGGTGACTCCGCGCTGCTGAACGCGCAGCCCATCTCGGTCGAATCGACGAAGGGCCTCATTGCCATCGCGCACAATGGCAACCTTGTAAATCTCGGCAACTCGCGCGAGCGGCTGGAGCGCGATGGCGCCGTCTTTCAGACCACGTCCGACTCCGAGATCATCATTCAGCTCATCGCCCACTCTACGCGGTCCACGCTGATCGACTGCATCGCCGACTCACTCTCGCAGGTTGAGGGCGCGTTCTCGATCGTGATGATGACGCGGAACCGTATCTTCGCCGCGCGCGATCCGCACGGCTTCCGTCCCCTCTCGATGGGCCGGATCGCCGGCGTCGATGGCGCTCCCGACACCTTCGTCTTCGCATCGGAGACCTGCGCCTTCGACCTGCTGCATGCCAAGTACGAGCGCGACGTAAAACCGGGCGAGCTGGTCATGGTCTCCGAGGATGGCGTCACATCCGTCTTCTTCGACACCCACACCCGGCAGGCAAGCTGCATCTTCGAGCACGTCTACTTCGCCCGCCCCGACTCGCGTATCTACGGCCGCTGGGTCCAGAAGAGCCGCGATGAGATGGGTCGCCAGCTCGCGCGCGAATCGCACGTCGACGCGGACCTGGTCGTTCCCGTGCCTGACTCCGGCGTGACCGCCGCTCTGGGCTACGCTGCTGAATCCGGAATCCCGTTCAACTTCGGCCTCATCCGCAATCACTACGTGGGCCGCACCTTCATTCAGCCAGAGCAGCGCGTGCGCGACTTCGGCGTGCGCATGAAGCTCAACCCGATGCGCTCGCTGCTCGAGGGCAAGCGCGTCATCCTGATCGACGACTCCATCATCCGCGGAACCACCTCGCGCAAGATCGTCCGCATGGTGCGCGCTGCCGGCGCGACCGAGGTGCACATGCGCATCTCCTGCCCGCCAACGGTTTCGCCCTGCTTTTATGGCGTCGATACGCCGAGCAAGAAAGACCTGATAGCGGCGAATCAGTCGATTGAGGAGATCTGCAAATTCATCGAAGCCGACTCGCTTGCCTACCTTTCGCTTGTCGGCCTGACGCACTCCTGTACCAAAGGCGAGCCGCTCAATGGACTTGAGCCCGGAGATTTCTGCACCGCCTGCTACACCGGCGACTATCCGACGGACTGGGTGGATGTCCGCGAGATCCTTCCGGCCACAGCTTCGGTTTAG
- the dut gene encoding dUTP diphosphatase, with protein MTQVVRLKVKKLVEQANLPRYAHVGDYGDLAADLYASEQVIVQPGATVAVPTGIAIEFPSTHGALVEDRSGLALKGLTTLAGVIDPGYRGEIRIVVTNLGATAFEVKAGDRIAQLRIVQRIEAEFEEVTELGEARRGAGGFGSTGV; from the coding sequence ATGACCCAGGTGGTACGGCTGAAGGTGAAAAAACTGGTGGAACAGGCAAATCTGCCCCGTTATGCCCACGTGGGCGACTATGGCGACCTGGCGGCGGATCTCTACGCCTCCGAGCAGGTCATCGTCCAGCCCGGCGCGACGGTGGCCGTTCCTACCGGAATCGCCATTGAGTTTCCCTCGACCCACGGAGCCCTGGTCGAAGACCGTTCCGGCCTTGCCCTCAAAGGACTTACCACGCTGGCAGGCGTCATCGACCCTGGCTACCGGGGCGAGATCCGCATCGTCGTCACCAATCTGGGGGCAACCGCGTTCGAGGTAAAAGCCGGCGACCGAATAGCCCAGCTCAGGATCGTCCAGCGTATCGAGGCGGAGTTTGAAGAGGTTACAGAGTTGGGCGAGGCCCGCCGGGGAGCTGGGGGGTTCGGCAGTACAGGGGTTTAG
- a CDS encoding DUF6496 domain-containing protein, protein MHEMKRGKLKSGRSGKKVTSRKQAIAIGLSEARKKGKKVPKKS, encoded by the coding sequence ATGCACGAGATGAAGCGCGGAAAGCTGAAGAGCGGACGAAGCGGGAAGAAGGTGACCAGCCGCAAGCAGGCGATTGCGATCGGTCTATCGGAGGCTCGCAAAAAAGGCAAGAAGGTGCCGAAGAAGAGCTAG
- a CDS encoding glycosyltransferase family 39 protein, with product MLQRLWTWMKAEDARAEGDPRAPWRLFWVAFLIRVLYMTLAHTYHIRPFADHFQFGWEAGRIARSLATGHGYANPFAPSFLGPTGPTAWVPPAYPLLMAGVFKIFGVYTNLSAWVLLFLNCLLSGLTAMGVWEIAYRCYSRANAVWSGWLWALYPAAMQYAVRWLWEMTLTTFLFTVVLVLALRMRGINRNATRSKAPPGTKSQTGAWLLFGLLWGIIALSTSTLLLFLPVCGLWILIGTGHRPHALRNAVLAAIVFIVCLTPWEIRNYRVFHAFVPIRGNLGVETYLGNGPGSRGWVMVYDHPNMATDQFQLYKQMGELRYAKMRGDLAKAYMRAHPGHFLANTLKRIYFFWVGVPSDAPPAVEFPRMLSYSFISLAGLLGLALSLRNRVPASGLIAWIFLLLPLPYYTVFVQARFRHPFEPLLTILAVYLFQSATPRHPRTAAI from the coding sequence ATGCTCCAACGCCTGTGGACGTGGATGAAAGCAGAAGATGCCCGCGCCGAAGGCGACCCCCGAGCACCGTGGCGTCTGTTCTGGGTCGCCTTTCTGATTCGCGTCCTGTACATGACGCTGGCCCACACCTATCACATTCGCCCGTTCGCGGACCACTTTCAGTTTGGCTGGGAGGCTGGCCGCATCGCACGCTCGCTGGCCACCGGCCACGGCTACGCCAACCCGTTTGCGCCATCGTTCCTGGGTCCGACCGGGCCGACTGCTTGGGTGCCTCCGGCGTATCCGCTGCTGATGGCAGGGGTCTTCAAAATCTTCGGCGTCTATACGAACCTGTCGGCCTGGGTCCTGCTATTCCTCAACTGCCTTCTGTCGGGGTTAACGGCGATGGGCGTCTGGGAGATCGCGTATCGCTGTTACTCCCGTGCCAACGCGGTGTGGTCGGGATGGCTGTGGGCGCTGTACCCGGCGGCGATGCAGTATGCGGTCCGCTGGCTGTGGGAGATGACCCTGACCACCTTCCTCTTCACCGTGGTGCTGGTGCTGGCGCTGCGGATGCGAGGGATTAACCGGAATGCAACTCGCTCTAAAGCGCCTCCAGGGACGAAGAGCCAGACCGGCGCCTGGCTTCTCTTCGGGCTTCTGTGGGGGATCATTGCGCTCTCCACCTCGACCCTGCTGCTGTTTCTGCCGGTCTGCGGGTTATGGATCCTGATCGGGACAGGGCATCGACCCCATGCTCTCCGCAACGCCGTGCTGGCGGCGATCGTCTTTATCGTCTGCCTGACGCCGTGGGAGATCCGCAACTACCGCGTCTTTCATGCCTTTGTACCCATCCGCGGCAACCTGGGGGTCGAGACGTATCTGGGCAACGGCCCGGGATCCCGCGGCTGGGTGATGGTCTACGACCATCCCAATATGGCGACGGACCAGTTCCAGCTCTATAAACAGATGGGCGAGCTTCGCTATGCGAAGATGCGGGGCGATCTGGCGAAGGCATACATGCGGGCGCATCCGGGCCACTTTCTGGCTAACACGCTGAAACGAATCTACTTCTTCTGGGTGGGCGTGCCCTCGGACGCTCCACCGGCGGTAGAGTTTCCCCGAATGCTGAGCTACAGCTTTATCAGCCTGGCCGGATTGCTGGGCCTGGCCCTTTCCCTCAGGAACCGCGTTCCGGCCTCCGGACTGATTGCATGGATCTTCCTGCTGCTACCCCTGCCCTATTACACGGTCTTCGTGCAGGCGCGCTTCCGGCACCCTTTTGAGCCCCTGCTCACAATCCTGGCGGTCTACCTGTTTCAGTCGGCTACCCCGAGGCATCCGCGAACCGCCGCGATATAG